In one bacterium genomic region, the following are encoded:
- a CDS encoding glycosyltransferase family 39 protein, whose translation MAFYKRTSFWAAALIALALGQKLYGFDRPLLGHHPWRQADTAAIARNFAAGGMKFFYPEVDWGGPGPNYCETEFPLYSYAVAALYRVAGVREWLGRLLALAAYGLQLFLVYKIGRRLITPGAALAATFLFAVSPVAGFMGRAFMPESWVLAASLGSAYFFLRWLDDGRTGDFFDAAALLALAGTLKLTAFHLLIWFAVLALRYRRLELRSPAPWLVLAGAFVPAAMWYYHAHRIFLKTGLTFGIWVAGDKWATLSTLLSGDFYRKMLVENVAANVLTWPGLVLALAGAALLFARRSDFRFKILTWLGAVVVYLLVLARGAYDHDYYALPLVAPAALAGGYAAAEGLKLFRRNVWGKAAAVVTALVLAAAVPSYTGKFRSFARVNDAAARAGAYLNSVDETGAPIVTFNNGGPQWLYYCNRKGWILSPKGPLAEDAALFARLVEKYRDAGARYLVVDARYYGLMSNDVQNYIDDAHERLTMAEGFAVWRLRR comes from the coding sequence ATGGCCTTCTATAAAAGAACCTCGTTCTGGGCGGCGGCGCTGATAGCGCTCGCGCTGGGGCAAAAGCTCTACGGCTTCGACCGGCCGCTGTTGGGGCATCACCCGTGGCGTCAGGCCGACACCGCGGCCATCGCGCGCAACTTCGCCGCCGGCGGAATGAAGTTTTTCTACCCCGAGGTCGACTGGGGCGGCCCGGGCCCGAACTACTGCGAGACCGAGTTCCCGCTTTACTCGTACGCCGTCGCCGCCCTCTACCGCGTCGCCGGCGTCCGCGAATGGCTGGGGCGGCTGCTCGCGCTCGCCGCCTACGGCCTGCAATTATTTCTCGTTTATAAAATCGGGCGCCGATTAATAACGCCCGGCGCGGCGCTGGCGGCGACGTTCCTCTTCGCCGTCTCGCCGGTCGCGGGTTTTATGGGCCGGGCGTTCATGCCGGAGAGCTGGGTGTTGGCGGCATCGTTGGGCTCGGCGTACTTCTTCCTGCGCTGGCTGGACGACGGCCGAACGGGCGACTTCTTCGACGCCGCGGCCTTGCTGGCGTTGGCGGGCACGCTCAAGCTCACCGCGTTCCACCTGCTCATCTGGTTCGCCGTATTGGCGCTGCGCTATCGGCGGCTCGAGCTCCGGTCGCCGGCGCCGTGGCTCGTGCTGGCGGGCGCGTTCGTGCCGGCGGCGATGTGGTACTACCACGCGCACCGAATATTCCTGAAGACGGGGCTCACCTTCGGCATCTGGGTCGCCGGCGACAAGTGGGCCACGCTGTCGACGCTGCTCTCCGGCGACTTCTACCGCAAGATGCTCGTCGAGAACGTGGCCGCGAACGTCCTGACGTGGCCCGGGCTCGTCCTGGCGCTGGCGGGCGCGGCGCTGCTCTTCGCCCGGCGAAGCGACTTCCGGTTTAAAATTTTGACGTGGTTGGGCGCCGTCGTCGTGTACCTGCTGGTATTGGCGCGGGGCGCGTACGACCACGACTACTACGCGCTGCCGCTGGTGGCGCCGGCGGCGCTGGCGGGCGGCTACGCCGCCGCGGAGGGGCTGAAGCTCTTCCGCCGGAACGTCTGGGGCAAGGCCGCGGCAGTAGTAACGGCGCTGGTCCTGGCCGCGGCGGTGCCGTCGTACACCGGGAAGTTCCGCTCGTTCGCCCGGGTGAACGACGCCGCCGCTCGAGCGGGAGCCTATTTAAATTCGGTCGACGAGACCGGCGCGCCCATCGTAACGTTCAACAACGGCGGCCCGCAGTGGCTGTACTACTGCAACCGCAAGGGGTGGATATTGTCGCCGAAGGGACCGCTGGCGGAGGACGCGGCGCTGTTCGCGCGGCTGGTGGAAAAGTATCGCGACGCCGGCGCGCGGTACCTGGTGGTAGACGCGCGGTACTACGGCCTGATGAGTAACGACGTCCAAAATTATATAGACGACGCCCACGAGCGGTTGACTATGGCCGAGGGGTTCGCCGTGTGGCGGCTGCGGCGTTGA